From Nocardioides sp. HDW12B, the proteins below share one genomic window:
- a CDS encoding aldo/keto reductase family protein has translation MKTRNLGASGLKISEIAYGNWLTHGSQVEADAATACVHAALEHGITTFDTADVYANTAAETVLGEALKGERREGLEIFTKVYFPTGPGAHNDHGLSRKHIRESIEGSLRRLQTDHVDLYQAHRYDYETPLEETMEAFADVVHSGKAHYIGVSEWRAEEIRAAHELARELHIPLVSNQPQYSMLWRVIEDEVVPTSRELGIGQIVWSPIAQGVLTGKYKPGEDLPAGSRATDEKGGADMIKRFLDDDVLSRVQQLVPLAEEAGLSMAQLAVAWVLQNDNVSAAIIGASRPEQVADNVGASGVVLEDELMSKVDEILGDRVERDPAKTQSPATRDFG, from the coding sequence ATGAAGACACGAAACCTCGGGGCCAGCGGCCTGAAGATCAGCGAGATCGCCTACGGCAACTGGCTCACCCACGGCTCCCAGGTGGAGGCCGACGCCGCCACCGCCTGCGTGCACGCCGCCCTCGAGCACGGCATCACCACCTTCGACACCGCCGACGTCTACGCCAACACCGCGGCCGAGACCGTCCTCGGCGAGGCCCTCAAGGGCGAGCGCCGCGAGGGTCTGGAGATCTTCACCAAGGTCTACTTCCCCACCGGCCCGGGAGCCCACAACGACCACGGACTGTCGCGCAAGCACATCCGCGAGTCGATCGAGGGCTCGCTGCGCCGCCTGCAGACCGACCACGTCGACCTCTACCAGGCACACCGCTACGACTACGAGACGCCGCTCGAGGAGACCATGGAGGCCTTCGCGGACGTCGTGCACTCCGGCAAGGCGCACTACATCGGCGTGTCCGAGTGGCGGGCCGAGGAGATCCGGGCGGCGCACGAGCTGGCCCGCGAGCTCCACATCCCGCTGGTGTCCAACCAGCCGCAGTACTCCATGCTCTGGCGCGTCATCGAGGACGAGGTCGTCCCCACCAGCCGCGAGCTGGGCATCGGGCAGATCGTCTGGTCACCCATCGCCCAGGGCGTCCTGACCGGCAAGTACAAGCCGGGTGAGGACCTCCCGGCCGGGTCCCGTGCGACGGACGAGAAGGGTGGCGCCGACATGATCAAGCGCTTCCTCGACGACGACGTCCTGTCGCGCGTGCAGCAGCTGGTGCCCCTGGCCGAGGAGGCCGGCTTGTCGATGGCGCAGCTCGCGGTGGCCTGGGTGCTGCAGAACGACAACGTCTCGGCCGCGATCATCGGCGCCTCGCGACCCGAGCAGGTCGCCGACAACGTCGGCGCCTCCGGTGTCGTCCTCGAGGACGAGCTGATGAGCAAGGTCGACGAGATCCTCGGCGACCGCGTCGAGCGCGACCCGGCCAAGACCCAGTCGCCGGCGACGCGCGACTTCGGCTGA